The Candidatus Cloacimonadota bacterium genome includes the window GCTCAACTTCACGTAATCTTGTGCCTGCTTCCGGCTTTGTTCATCGCCGGAGCTATTAGTGTATTTATCAGTCAAGCAGCGGTAATAAAATATCTGGGAGCAAAAGCAAAGAAAGTTACGGCTTATGCAGTTGCTTCTGTATCAGGTGCAATTTTAGCAGTTTGTTCCTGCACTATTTTACCACTGTTCAGCGGAATTTACAAACGAGGTGCCGGGTTAGGACCTGCCACAGCTTTTCTCTATTCCGGACCTGCCATCAATGTTTTAGCGATAATTTTAACCGCACGAGTATTGGGAATGGAAATTGGTATTGCCAGAGCTGTTGGAGCAATCGTATTCAGCGTGATCATCGGTTTGATAATGGCATTTATTTTCCGCAAAGAAGAACAGGAAAAAGCCAAGCAGCAGTTACTGATGCCGGAGCAGGAAGTTACGCGACCGTTATGGCAGGAAATCATTCACTTTGGAATAATGGTTCTAATTCTGATCTTTGCCAATTGGGGGAAACCGTCTATTGATGCCGGTCTTTGGGCTGCTATTTATAACGCAAAATGGATTATTACCGCGATTCTCGCAGTCTTTTTTGGATTAGTATTGAACCGTATTTTCAATATGAAATTATGGAAAATACTTTTAACTGCCGCAGTTGTAATTCTCGTTCACATCGTTTTTAAAGGAAATAATATGATCACTTTTGTAACCGGAATTATAGGGCTTTCCTATTTCACCAGCACTTCCGAAGGTGAAATGGGAGAATGGTTTTCTTCCACCTGGGGATTTGCCAAACAGATTCTTCCGCTTCTATTTCTGGGAGTTCTTATTGCAGGTTCTTTATTGGGAAGACCGGGACACGAAGGATTGATCCCATCCGAATGGATAGTAAAACTGGTAGGAGGAAATTCCATTTGGGCGAATTTATTCGCATCAGTCAGCGGAGCTTTTATGTATTTCGCAACACTCACAGAAGTTCCAATCCTGCAAGGGCTACTTGGAAACGGAATGGGTAAAGGACCTGCTCTGGCATTGTTATTGGCAGGACCTGCTTTGTCGCTTCCCAATATGCTGGTAATTCGCAGCGTGATGGGAATAAAAAAGACATTAGTTTTTGTTTCAACTGTTATTGTGATGGCAACGATTTCCGGAGTTATTTTCGGGATGATATATTAAATGAGATAGAAAAGGGAGGATTAAAATGGAAAGATTAAACAAAGTATTAAAATCAATGACATTAGAATTTTTCGGCAGCGGAAAACACAAAATATCACCTACTGCTCATTTGTCCGAATCAAACTCTCTATTCCTTGATGTCAGATCAAAAGAAGAAGTTGAAACGATTGCATTCAGTTTAGTTCATCATATGCCGGTTTTGCATATTCCAATATGTGAAATTCCGGAGAGATTGGCAGAAATTCCGCAGGATAAAATTGTTGGTATTTTTTGCTCGTCGGGGGTCAGATCAACTATGGTTTATTTCTATTTGAGAGGTCTCGGCTATAAAAATGTACGCATAATTGAAGGCGGATACGCAGAACTGGCAGGAGAATTTAAACCCGGGAAATTGCTTAAACATTTAGCAAAGAAATAATAGAGATATAATCGGGAGATATTATGGAATTATTATTTATTTCACCCATTTTGTTTTTTGTGATCTCATTTCTCTTTTCCATGCTGGGAATGGGTGGTTCACAGCTTTATAT containing:
- a CDS encoding rhodanese-like domain-containing protein — protein: MERLNKVLKSMTLEFFGSGKHKISPTAHLSESNSLFLDVRSKEEVETIAFSLVHHMPVLHIPICEIPERLAEIPQDKIVGIFCSSGVRSTMVYFYLRGLGYKNVRIIEGGYAELAGEFKPGKLLKHLAKK